The Spirochaetota bacterium genome has a window encoding:
- a CDS encoding SDR family NAD(P)-dependent oxidoreductase produces the protein MKQVVVITGLGDGMGREVAKMLAASGDSIAGFDVDKKGIASLEKELAAIGGDHYLETLDITDRKGILRFRNRVLERFNRVDTVLSNVGIGFFSPFEEADLEKALKCLEINVIGASAIFQAFLPSMRERRRGKLIAMSSLVGRIPFPFESIYSASKFAITGLMCSLRYEVEPFGIRVALIEPAQVSTTFAAKIHVLPPEGSPYRERAGRFIARDDELIKTAPTPDAAAKRIFKVVKSEKPAIFNQVDFMSTFFLWLNNYLPRAWRDAILVNHMDIKV, from the coding sequence ATGAAACAGGTAGTGGTGATCACGGGGCTGGGCGATGGGATGGGGCGCGAGGTGGCGAAGATGCTCGCCGCGTCGGGGGACAGCATCGCCGGGTTCGATGTAGATAAGAAGGGGATCGCGTCGCTCGAAAAGGAACTCGCCGCGATCGGCGGGGACCATTATCTCGAAACGCTGGACATCACTGACCGCAAGGGCATTCTGCGTTTTCGTAACCGCGTGCTCGAGCGGTTCAACCGCGTTGACACGGTGCTTTCCAACGTGGGCATCGGCTTCTTCAGTCCCTTCGAGGAGGCGGACCTCGAGAAGGCACTCAAATGCCTCGAAATCAACGTGATCGGCGCCTCGGCCATATTCCAGGCCTTCCTGCCCTCCATGAGGGAGCGGCGCAGGGGGAAACTCATCGCGATGTCGTCGCTTGTAGGGCGCATTCCGTTTCCGTTCGAGTCGATTTATTCGGCGAGCAAATTCGCCATTACCGGCCTCATGTGCTCGCTCCGCTACGAGGTCGAGCCGTTCGGCATACGCGTGGCGCTGATCGAGCCCGCGCAGGTGTCGACCACCTTCGCCGCGAAGATACACGTGCTTCCGCCCGAGGGTTCGCCCTATCGCGAACGAGCGGGGCGTTTCATCGCGCGCGACGACGAGCTCATCAAGACCGCTCCGACGCCGGACGCCGCGGCGAAAAGGATCTTCAAGGTGGTCAAATCGGAAAAGCCCGCCATCTTCAACCAGGTCGATTTCATGAGCACCTTCTTTCTGTGGCTCAACAACTACCTGCCGAGGGCGTGGCGCGACGCGATACTGGTGAACCACATGGACATCAAGGTATAA
- a CDS encoding DUF362 domain-containing protein, with protein sequence MPMTRVSIYSCAEYDERVLNEIFIRALDDVGFKAEDFRGARVALKPNMLNASAPEKAVVTHPAFFAAAVRMVKDHGGVPVLVESPAFQSLEKVAAKTGYDRIIAEERIEVWDNRSVAVIANNSGRKFKRFEVAKTLLEADVLLNLPKIKTHAITCLTCAVKNLFGTIPGKAKSQWHMRAKTREEFPEFILDFYGAIKGLFGDGRRIIHLVDGIVGMEGEGPGPGGTPRRLDMVIAGTDAVAVDRVVAHLTGMDVSKIVTISSAVTRGLGAGNLEDIEIAGQSPEDMTVRDFKAPGRSFSSRLQDGVLKFNAVKNLCVERPVPSAERCTLCYQCNSICPAGAIDKAEGAARVPRYDYDMCIRCYCCMEICPEAAITLKKGKLQWIMDRL encoded by the coding sequence ATGCCGATGACCAGGGTTTCCATTTACAGTTGTGCCGAATATGATGAGCGCGTATTAAATGAAATATTTATCAGGGCCCTTGACGATGTGGGCTTCAAGGCTGAGGATTTCCGCGGTGCGCGAGTAGCGCTAAAGCCGAACATGCTGAATGCGAGCGCTCCGGAAAAGGCCGTTGTCACGCACCCGGCATTCTTCGCCGCCGCGGTGCGCATGGTGAAAGACCACGGAGGGGTGCCGGTGCTGGTGGAGTCTCCCGCATTTCAAAGCCTCGAAAAAGTCGCCGCTAAAACAGGATACGACAGGATTATAGCGGAAGAGCGGATAGAGGTCTGGGACAATAGATCGGTCGCCGTAATAGCCAATAACTCGGGAAGGAAGTTCAAACGTTTCGAGGTGGCGAAGACCCTGCTGGAGGCTGACGTGCTGTTGAATCTTCCGAAAATAAAAACTCATGCCATAACCTGCCTCACCTGTGCGGTCAAGAACCTCTTCGGTACGATACCGGGGAAGGCGAAATCGCAATGGCACATGCGGGCGAAGACCAGGGAAGAGTTCCCGGAGTTCATACTCGATTTTTACGGTGCGATAAAGGGTCTATTCGGTGACGGCAGGCGGATTATTCACCTTGTCGACGGGATTGTCGGCATGGAAGGAGAAGGTCCGGGGCCGGGCGGTACCCCGCGCAGGCTTGATATGGTGATTGCGGGCACCGATGCGGTGGCTGTTGACCGAGTCGTCGCACATCTCACCGGCATGGATGTGTCAAAGATCGTGACCATCAGCTCCGCCGTTACCCGGGGCCTTGGCGCCGGCAATCTGGAAGACATTGAGATTGCGGGACAATCACCGGAAGACATGACCGTACGGGATTTCAAGGCCCCCGGGAGGAGCTTTTCGTCCAGGCTGCAGGACGGTGTGCTCAAATTCAATGCGGTCAAAAATCTCTGTGTGGAACGGCCCGTTCCATCCGCGGAGCGTTGCACCCTTTGCTATCAGTGTAATAGCATATGCCCGGCGGGAGCGATCGATAAAGCGGAGGGTGCAGCGCGGGTGCCCCGCTACGATTATGACATGTGTATCAGATGTTACTGCTGCATGGAAATATGCCCCGAGGCGGCAATTACCCTGAAAAAAGGGAAACTTCAGTGGATCATGGACAGACTGTAG
- a CDS encoding RidA family protein, which produces MKKIIASDKAPGAIGPYSQAVLAGNLLFISGQIPLDPVSMEMIGATAAEQAEQVFKNMKAILQEAGLGFEHVVKTTVLLKNIGDFAAVNEVYALQFNGDYPARAAYEVANLPKNALIEIEAIAVKP; this is translated from the coding sequence ATGAAAAAGATAATCGCCAGCGATAAAGCACCCGGGGCGATAGGTCCGTATTCACAGGCCGTTCTGGCGGGAAACCTTCTGTTTATTTCGGGCCAGATACCACTCGATCCGGTGAGCATGGAGATGATCGGGGCCACCGCCGCCGAACAGGCGGAGCAGGTATTTAAAAACATGAAGGCAATACTCCAGGAGGCAGGCCTGGGATTCGAACATGTGGTGAAAACTACGGTTTTGTTGAAAAATATCGGTGATTTCGCCGCTGTCAACGAGGTGTACGCCCTGCAATTCAACGGGGACTATCCGGCAAGGGCGGCTTACGAGGTCGCAAACCTACCGAAAAACGCCCTTATCGAGATTGAAGCGATTGCCGTAAAGCCGTAA
- a CDS encoding NAD-dependent epimerase/dehydratase family protein codes for MEFNGITLVTGAAGFMGSHLVEYLAKKGVRVRATARPRKDTSFFDRLGVEYVPADLTKPETLPALFEGGVDRIFHLGAICNFSTPYEKLHPTNVLGVDRITGLALEHGVKRYVHVGSTSVYGYYKGTPFREDGPRDPADSYGRSKRDGEDVIWRRIKEGLPAIITRPCTVYGPRCNDGAGKAFSRPTDISAIPGSGRQLLSNIRAEDVAGAVDHLSYLDSAVGQAYNIAEDYCPSLEEALVLAAKTFGTKPPKLHLPLWLVKIAAKIDGAKAARKGSIPDLEYDAVNYLYDDYVVDNTKLKAAGYKMAYSDFRDSMKQMGEWYRARK; via the coding sequence ATGGAATTCAACGGGATTACGCTGGTCACCGGCGCGGCCGGTTTTATGGGAAGTCATCTGGTCGAGTACCTTGCGAAAAAGGGAGTACGCGTGCGGGCAACGGCGCGTCCCCGCAAGGATACATCCTTCTTCGACCGCCTCGGGGTGGAATATGTTCCCGCCGACCTGACAAAGCCGGAAACACTGCCGGCGCTCTTCGAGGGCGGGGTGGACCGCATCTTCCACCTCGGCGCCATCTGTAATTTTTCCACGCCGTACGAAAAACTGCATCCAACCAATGTCCTGGGGGTCGATCGCATCACCGGCCTGGCGCTCGAGCACGGCGTGAAGCGCTACGTGCACGTGGGCTCCACCAGCGTCTACGGTTATTACAAGGGGACGCCGTTCAGGGAGGACGGGCCGCGCGATCCGGCCGATTCCTACGGCCGCAGCAAGCGCGACGGCGAGGACGTGATATGGCGAAGGATAAAGGAAGGCCTTCCCGCCATCATCACGCGCCCCTGCACGGTATACGGGCCGCGCTGCAACGACGGCGCCGGCAAGGCCTTTTCGCGCCCGACCGATATAAGCGCGATCCCCGGAAGCGGCAGACAGCTTCTCTCGAACATCCGCGCGGAGGACGTGGCAGGCGCGGTGGACCATCTGTCGTACCTGGACTCGGCGGTGGGGCAGGCGTATAACATCGCCGAGGACTACTGCCCGTCGCTCGAGGAGGCGCTCGTCCTCGCCGCGAAGACATTCGGAACGAAGCCGCCGAAACTTCACCTTCCACTGTGGCTGGTCAAGATAGCGGCGAAGATCGACGGGGCCAAGGCCGCGCGGAAGGGAAGCATTCCCGACCTGGAATACGACGCGGTGAACTATCTGTACGATGACTACGTAGTCGATAACACCAAGCTCAAGGCCGCGGGCTACAAAATGGCCTATTCCGATTTCCGGGATTCCATGAAGCAGATGGGAGAGTGGTATCGCGCGAGGAAATAA
- a CDS encoding PadR family transcriptional regulator translates to MSIKYAILGLLHYTDMHGYRIKEHIEKNFGHMWSINFGQIYPNLRDLEDEGLISMGGFVPSDDGGPNKKSYSITEKGRAEFARWLMDSPERAMLLRDPFLLKFAFFGFGDPERSLSIIDEQIKLYEEQLERRVKNQARWRRQGVYVRMLAELGVNFNEMFLAWLRRAREEIKKESGDALLQKV, encoded by the coding sequence ATGTCGATCAAATACGCGATCCTCGGCCTGCTGCATTACACGGATATGCACGGCTACCGTATCAAGGAGCACATCGAGAAAAACTTCGGCCACATGTGGTCGATCAATTTCGGTCAGATTTACCCGAACCTCCGCGACCTCGAGGACGAGGGGCTCATCTCCATGGGCGGGTTCGTTCCCTCCGACGATGGCGGGCCCAATAAGAAGAGTTACTCCATAACGGAGAAGGGTCGCGCGGAATTCGCCCGCTGGCTGATGGACTCGCCCGAGCGGGCCATGCTGCTTCGCGATCCTTTTTTGCTCAAGTTCGCCTTTTTCGGCTTCGGCGATCCGGAGCGTTCGCTTTCGATAATCGACGAGCAGATAAAACTGTACGAAGAGCAGCTCGAGCGCCGCGTAAAAAACCAGGCCCGCTGGCGCAGGCAGGGCGTGTACGTGCGCATGCTCGCCGAGCTCGGCGTAAACTTCAACGAAATGTTTCTCGCGTGGCTGCGGCGCGCGCGGGAAGAGATAAAGAAAGAGTCGGGGGATGCGCTTTTGCAGAAGGTGTAA
- a CDS encoding DUF2273 domain-containing protein — MSFLGAAGEWIGRNPGKAAGAFAGFLFGVLLFTIGIIKTLLIVLFVLIGYIIGKSRDDNVSILDELNDLFRRRR, encoded by the coding sequence ATGAGCTTTCTGGGAGCGGCCGGCGAATGGATCGGGCGGAATCCGGGGAAGGCCGCGGGCGCATTCGCGGGTTTTCTGTTTGGAGTGTTGCTGTTTACCATTGGGATCATAAAAACGCTCCTCATAGTCCTGTTCGTACTGATCGGGTACATCATCGGTAAAAGCAGAGACGACAATGTTTCCATCCTCGACGAGCTGAACGATCTGTTCCGCAGGCGGCGATAA
- a CDS encoding formate C-acetyltransferase/glycerol dehydratase family glycyl radical enzyme, whose product MNTQHAIRAAVGASRVERLRQRIIDANQEVCVERARYLTESMKLHWDKHPLTRMSLALEHILNNISVIIRDDEIVVGCRTSKLKGAPLFPENKSRWIEGDLENFDVRMLQRALITAEEKRELADKILPFWQGKTVENRLEELLPEDVSADMDKYIFTMMLEITYGIGHFTMNHSRVLAKGLSGVIADAKAAMERLSPAEREGEKGLLYDAMIRSCGAAISFARRYAAAALAQSKKERDTARAAELREIARVCERVPEHPAGSFHEAVQSVYFIHLISQIESGGNSISLGRIDQVLYPYYRADAAAGRITPDGARELMALLFIKTNEIWNVLEEAFIPGGEGTEGKTTQNVTVGGMGPDGADATNELSYMGLDAYADVRTVQPNFGVRLSKNPPADFLNRAVEYARDGVLVHFFNDEAVVRSLVDAGHSVEDARDYGVVGCLEANAQGKSFGSTFAVQFNGIKCVELALSNGIDNVFGYRTGIETGEPSGFTSFDDVWKAYDAQMRHFIGQMTRGMEILDRTIAEKVPSPFASAMIDGCLEKGLDLTRGGAVYNSTGVQMMGFANVADSLYSVKTTVFDEKRFSITDLAAWLSDDWQDVDEKRAHFLHRVPKFGNDNDDVDAMAARVMDHYCDVVFGYPNFRGGRFWPGIFSVGFHISFGAFTGATSDGRYAGDVLGNGITPTTGNAVSGPTALMNSITKLPLTKAYNGVNLNMRFQGKKISNENLASLIRAYFGKGGVQVQFNMLDSETLREAQQEPEKHRDLVVRVSGYSAEFTGLSEIAQDEIISRTEFEL is encoded by the coding sequence ATGAATACACAGCACGCAATCCGTGCGGCCGTCGGGGCCTCCCGCGTGGAGCGCCTCCGACAGCGGATCATCGACGCGAACCAGGAGGTCTGCGTGGAGCGGGCCCGATATCTCACCGAGTCGATGAAGCTCCACTGGGACAAACACCCGCTCACCCGGATGAGCCTCGCGCTGGAGCATATCCTGAACAACATCAGCGTAATCATCCGGGATGACGAGATTGTCGTCGGGTGCCGCACCTCGAAGCTGAAGGGCGCGCCGCTCTTTCCCGAGAACAAGTCCCGCTGGATCGAGGGGGACCTTGAGAACTTCGACGTCCGCATGCTGCAGCGCGCGCTCATCACCGCCGAAGAAAAAAGGGAACTGGCGGATAAGATCCTTCCCTTCTGGCAGGGGAAGACCGTGGAGAACCGGCTGGAGGAGCTCCTGCCGGAGGACGTCTCCGCGGACATGGACAAGTACATCTTCACCATGATGCTCGAGATTACCTACGGTATCGGACACTTCACGATGAACCATTCGAGGGTGCTGGCGAAGGGACTTTCGGGCGTCATCGCGGACGCCAAGGCCGCGATGGAGCGGCTGTCGCCCGCCGAGCGTGAAGGCGAGAAGGGCCTGTTGTACGACGCGATGATCCGTTCGTGCGGCGCGGCAATATCCTTCGCGCGCCGCTATGCCGCCGCCGCGTTGGCGCAGTCCAAAAAGGAGCGCGATACCGCGCGCGCGGCCGAGCTTCGGGAGATCGCCCGCGTCTGCGAAAGGGTGCCCGAACATCCGGCCGGAAGTTTCCACGAGGCGGTGCAGTCCGTGTATTTCATTCACCTGATCTCGCAGATAGAATCGGGTGGGAACTCCATTTCGCTCGGGAGGATCGACCAGGTGCTCTATCCGTACTACAGGGCCGATGCCGCGGCGGGACGCATCACGCCCGACGGGGCGCGCGAGCTCATGGCTCTGCTTTTTATCAAGACCAACGAAATCTGGAACGTGCTCGAGGAGGCCTTCATTCCGGGCGGCGAGGGCACCGAGGGCAAGACCACGCAGAACGTAACGGTCGGCGGGATGGGTCCGGACGGCGCCGACGCGACGAACGAGTTGAGTTACATGGGTCTTGACGCCTACGCGGACGTACGCACGGTGCAGCCCAATTTCGGCGTGCGCCTGTCGAAGAACCCGCCGGCCGATTTTTTAAACCGGGCGGTCGAGTACGCGCGCGACGGGGTGCTCGTGCACTTCTTCAACGACGAGGCGGTCGTGCGCTCGCTCGTCGACGCGGGGCATTCGGTCGAGGACGCGCGCGATTACGGCGTGGTCGGCTGCCTCGAGGCCAACGCCCAGGGCAAGAGCTTCGGCTCGACCTTCGCGGTGCAGTTCAACGGCATCAAGTGCGTCGAGCTTGCGCTCTCCAACGGCATCGACAACGTCTTCGGGTACCGCACGGGGATCGAGACCGGCGAGCCGTCGGGCTTTACCTCGTTCGACGACGTCTGGAAGGCCTATGACGCGCAGATGCGCCATTTCATAGGACAGATGACGCGGGGGATGGAAATCCTCGACCGCACCATCGCCGAAAAGGTTCCGTCGCCATTCGCCTCCGCCATGATCGACGGCTGCCTCGAGAAGGGGCTGGACCTCACGCGCGGCGGCGCGGTGTATAACTCGACCGGGGTCCAGATGATGGGCTTCGCGAACGTCGCGGACAGCCTGTACTCCGTAAAGACGACGGTGTTCGACGAGAAGCGCTTTTCAATAACCGACCTGGCCGCATGGCTCTCTGACGACTGGCAGGACGTCGACGAAAAACGCGCCCACTTCCTGCACCGCGTGCCCAAGTTCGGAAACGATAACGACGATGTCGACGCGATGGCGGCGAGGGTGATGGACCATTACTGCGACGTCGTTTTTGGGTATCCGAACTTCCGCGGAGGAAGGTTCTGGCCGGGGATATTCTCCGTGGGCTTTCATATAAGTTTCGGCGCGTTCACCGGCGCGACGTCCGACGGGCGCTACGCGGGAGACGTGCTTGGCAACGGCATCACGCCGACCACGGGAAACGCCGTATCGGGCCCGACGGCGCTAATGAACTCCATAACGAAGCTCCCGCTTACGAAAGCATATAACGGAGTAAATCTCAATATGCGTTTCCAGGGGAAAAAGATCTCGAACGAGAACCTGGCCTCGCTGATCCGGGCCTATTTCGGAAAGGGCGGCGTGCAGGTCCAGTTCAACATGCTCGACAGCGAAACGCTGCGCGAGGCGCAGCAAGAGCCCGAAAAGCACCGCGACCTGGTGGTGCGCGTCAGCGGCTATTCCGCGGAATTTACGGGGCTTTC